The sequence below is a genomic window from Lentimicrobium saccharophilum.
CCCTCAGCAATCCCGTTTCACTTGACATCACCAAAGAACTGTGGATCGGCTACAAGGTAATCAACCATCCTGCAAATGACAAGGGTGCCGGTGCTGACAGCGGGCCGGCCATTGCAGGATTCGGCGATATGATATGTATCGATGGCAGCAATTTCGTTTCACTGATATCATTGAATCCCGATCTGAGTTATAACTGGAATCTGCGGGCATTTATCACAAACCAGTTCGCTGTAAAACACATCCTGGCAACAAAAAGTCCGACGGACCTGCAATTACTCGGGTATGACGTCTTCAGAAATAATGAAAGAATCAATAATGAGCTGCTTTCTTCAACCAGTTTTTCCGATACAGAGCTACCGGCCGGTACATACCAGTACTTCGTAAAGTCGATATATAACCAGGGAGCCTCACTTCCATCCAATATCGCGGAAGTAACTATAACACTTTCTGTTGAAGAAGCCGGCACCCGGGAACCTGTTTCCATATATACAGATCCCGGCGGGGATTTTATCCTTATTGATGCAGGAACTCAAAACTTTGTGGCAGAGTTATATAATGCATGCGGCAGCAAGGTTTACCATTATAATATTTCCGTTCCCCGGCTAACAATTCCCACGCTTAATCTGAAGCCAGGAATTTACATATTAAGGCTTGGAATAAAAGAGTATGCTTTCAGTGTTAAGATACTGATCCGCTGAGAAACAAACAGCAAAAGTGATGGTAAAAAGAATCCCGGACGTGAATTTACTGAATCAGACTTACAACCATAAAACACTCAGTAACAGAAAAAAATCCTAACTGTTAAATCCCAAAAAGGCACTGCCGGTTACACACCGGCAATGCTTTTTTCAATTCTCAGGTTCCCGCAGTGCGGTTACAAACTGGCGCTGATCAGGAAGGTGGCGGCAAACGCGATGATGGCGTATAGCTCGGGAAATACCGCGAGGATCAGCGTGTTTCCAAACACATTGTGTCCGGCACCGATGGCAGCAATACCGTTGGCGCATACCTGACCCTGTTTGATGGCTGACAACAATGCCACAAAGCCAAGTGCAAGTCCGGCACCAAATACGGCGGCAGCCTGGGCCAGGCTGATCTCCGGGGTAAGGAAACCCTG
It includes:
- a CDS encoding ATP synthase subunit K; translated protein: MEPIILAYIGVGLMIGLAGIGSAIGVTIGGNASLGALKKTPDAFGNFLVLSALPGTQGLYGFMGYFILQGFLTPEISLAQAAAVFGAGLALGFVALLSAIKQGQVCANGIAAIGAGHNVFGNTLILAVFPELYAIIAFAATFLISASL